In a single window of the Terrirubrum flagellatum genome:
- a CDS encoding DUF3253 domain-containing protein produces the protein MPNTDPNPVARNEALEAAMLRLVAERGPDRTACPSEAARLVGGDHPDQWGPLMQPARRTAVRLMKQGRLVITRKGRIVDPDDFKGVYRISQPRSD, from the coding sequence ATGCCGAATACCGACCCGAATCCCGTTGCGCGAAACGAGGCGCTGGAAGCCGCCATGCTGCGGCTCGTCGCCGAGCGCGGCCCCGACAGGACGGCTTGTCCTTCCGAAGCGGCGCGTCTCGTCGGCGGCGATCATCCCGATCAATGGGGGCCGCTGATGCAGCCGGCTCGCCGCACCGCGGTCAGGCTGATGAAGCAGGGCAGGCTGGTGATCACGCGCAAGGGCCGGATCGTCGATCCCGATGATTTCAAGGGCGTCTATCGCATCTCCCAGCCGCGCAGCGACTGA